Proteins encoded in a region of the Mustelus asterias chromosome X, sMusAst1.hap1.1, whole genome shotgun sequence genome:
- the LOC144481904 gene encoding SWI/SNF-related matrix-associated actin-dependent regulator of chromatin subfamily D member 1, whose translation MAARGFQTMSPGAAAAMAVAPGPGQGQAAGRIAGGQQQQNMFRSAMPGQGYPRPGMPPGSRMPPQGASMGPPGPSYGGSPAVRPGMPQSMMDQSRKRPAPQQIQQVQQQAAQNRNHNAKKKKMADKILPQRIRELVPESQAYMDLLAFERKLDQTIMRKRLDIQEALKRPIKQKRKLRIFISNTFNPAKPDAEDGEGTVASWELRVEGRLLEDSAVSKYDATKQKRKFSSFFKSLVIELDKDLYGPDNHLVEWHRTATTQETDGFQVKRPGDVNVRCTVLLMLDYQPPQFKLDPRLARLLGIHTQTRPVIIQALWQYIKTHKLQDSHEREFINCDKYLQQIFECQRMKFSEIPQRLHALLMPPEPIIINHIISVDPNDQKKTACYDIDVEVDDTLKTQMNSFLLSTASQQEIAALDNKIHETIETINQLKTQREFMLSFARDPQGFINDWLQSQCRDLKSMTDVVGNPEEERRAEFYFQPWAQEAVCRYFYSKVQQRRQELEQALGIRNT comes from the exons CGCCCAGGGATGCCTCCGGGCAGCCGCATGCCACCTCAAGGTGCTTCCATGGGTCCGCCGGGCCCTTCATATGGCGGGAGTCCAGCAGTGCGACCAGGCATGCCTCAGTCGATGATGGACCAGTCTCGCAAGCGGCCAGCCCCTCAGCAGATTCAACAAGTGCAGCAACAAGCAGCCCAGAACCGCAATCACAA TGCGAAGAAGAAGAAAATGGCCGATAAAATTCTACCTCAGCGA ATTCGGGAGCTGGTTCCAGAATCTCAAGCCTACATGGATTTGCTGGCGTTTGAGAGGAAGCTCGACCAGACTATAATGAGAAAACGTCTGGACATTCAGGAAGCATTGAAAAGACCAATAAAG CAAAAGCGAAAGCTTCGAATATTTATTTCTAATACATTCAACCCTGCAAAACCTGACGCAGAAGATGGAGAAGGAACCGTGGCATCCTGGGAACTTCGGGTCGAAGGCAGGCTGCTCGAAGAC TCAGCTGTATCGAAGTACGATGCGACCAAACAGAAGCGCAAGTTTTCCTCATTCTTCAAATCCCTCGTGATTGAACTGGATAAGGACCTCTATGGGCCCGACAACCACCTGGTGGAG TGGCACAGAACAGCCACAACCCAAGAGACTGATGGCTTCCAGGTGAAAAGACCAGGAGATGTGAATGTGCGCTGCACAGTGTTACTGATGCTGGATTATCAG CCGCCCCAGTTTAAGCTGGACCCTCGACTGGCACGTCTGCTGGGCATCCACACTCAGACGAGGCCTGTCATCATCCAGGCCCTCTGGCAGTACATCAAAACCCACAAGCTGCAGGACTCCCATGAGCGGGAGTTCATCAACTGTGACAAGTACCTCCAGCAG ATCTTTGAGTGTCAACGCATGAAGTTCTCAGAGATCCCTCAGAGATTACACGCTCTGCTGATGCCACCTGAACCCATCATCATCAACCACATTATCAG CGTGGACCCAAATGATCAGAAGAAGACTGCCTGTTACGATATTGATGTGGAAGTGGACGACACGCTAAAGACTCAGATGAATTCCTTCCTCCTCTCTACTgcaagtcagcaggaaattgctgCTCTTGACAATAAG ATCCACGAAACAATCGAGACCATTAACCAGCTCAAGACACAGAGGGAGTTCATGCTGAGTTTTGCCAGAGATCCACAGGGCTTCATCAACGACTGGCTGCAGTCCCAGTGCCGTGATCTGAAG TCTATGACTGATGTGGTAGGAAACCCGGAGGAGGAGCGCAGAGCAGAGTTCTACTTCCAGCCCTGGGCTCAAGAAGCTGTCTGCAGATACTTCTATTCTAAG GTGCAGCAGAGACGACAGGAGCTTGAGCAAGCTCTGGGCATCCGTAACACATAA